A DNA window from Pogona vitticeps strain Pit_001003342236 chromosome 2, PviZW2.1, whole genome shotgun sequence contains the following coding sequences:
- the RABL3 gene encoding rab-like protein 3 isoform X2 has protein sequence MLGNPSWTVGCSVDVRIHDYKEGTPEEKTYYIELWDVGGSVGSASSIKSTRVMFYNSVNGIILVHDLTNKKSSQNLYRWSLEVLNREAAPSGVLVTNGDYDREQFADNQIPLLVIGTKLDQIPEMKRNDVLTRTAFLAEDFGAEEINLDCTNPRYLAAGSSNAVKLSRFFDKVIEKRYYLREGNQIPIFSERKRIGGGFVKNLHYD, from the exons ATGTTGGGAAATCCATCTTGGACTGTGGGGTGCTCTGTTGATGTGAGA ATTCATGACTATAAAGAAGGAACTCCAGAAGAGAAAACTTACTACATTGAATTATGGGATGTTGGTGGTTCAGTAGGCAGTGCTAGTAGTATAAAGAGCACACGTGTCATGTTTTACAACTCAGTTAATG gcATAATATTAGTACATGACTTAACCAATAAAAAGTCTTCCCAGAACTTGTATCGATGGTCTTTGGAAGTTCTCAACAGAGAAGCAGCTCCATCTGGTGTCCTGGTGACAAATGG GGACTATGATCGTGAGCAGTTTGCTGATAACCAGATTCCGCTGCTTGTCATAGGAACCAAACTGGACCAGATCCCAGAAATGAAGCGCAATGATGTTCTGACCAGAACTGCTTTTCTTGCAGAGGATTTTGGTGCAGAAGAAATTAATCTG GACTGCACCAACCCTCGGTACCTGGCTGCAGGCTCTTCTAATGCTGTCAAGCTCAGTAGATTTTTCGATAAG GTCATAGAGAAGAGATACTATCTACGAGAGGGTAATCAA ATTCCtatcttctcagaaagaaagagaattggTGGTGGCTTTGTAAAGAACCTTCATTATGACTGA
- the RABL3 gene encoding rab-like protein 3 isoform X1: protein MAALERVKVLVLGDSGVGKSSLVHLLCHNQMLGNPSWTVGCSVDVRIHDYKEGTPEEKTYYIELWDVGGSVGSASSIKSTRVMFYNSVNGIILVHDLTNKKSSQNLYRWSLEVLNREAAPSGVLVTNGDYDREQFADNQIPLLVIGTKLDQIPEMKRNDVLTRTAFLAEDFGAEEINLDCTNPRYLAAGSSNAVKLSRFFDKVIEKRYYLREGNQIPIFSERKRIGGGFVKNLHYD, encoded by the exons GTGTGGGGAAGTCATCACTTGTTCACCTCCTCTGTCACAATCAGATGTTGGGAAATCCATCTTGGACTGTGGGGTGCTCTGTTGATGTGAGA ATTCATGACTATAAAGAAGGAACTCCAGAAGAGAAAACTTACTACATTGAATTATGGGATGTTGGTGGTTCAGTAGGCAGTGCTAGTAGTATAAAGAGCACACGTGTCATGTTTTACAACTCAGTTAATG gcATAATATTAGTACATGACTTAACCAATAAAAAGTCTTCCCAGAACTTGTATCGATGGTCTTTGGAAGTTCTCAACAGAGAAGCAGCTCCATCTGGTGTCCTGGTGACAAATGG GGACTATGATCGTGAGCAGTTTGCTGATAACCAGATTCCGCTGCTTGTCATAGGAACCAAACTGGACCAGATCCCAGAAATGAAGCGCAATGATGTTCTGACCAGAACTGCTTTTCTTGCAGAGGATTTTGGTGCAGAAGAAATTAATCTG GACTGCACCAACCCTCGGTACCTGGCTGCAGGCTCTTCTAATGCTGTCAAGCTCAGTAGATTTTTCGATAAG GTCATAGAGAAGAGATACTATCTACGAGAGGGTAATCAA ATTCCtatcttctcagaaagaaagagaattggTGGTGGCTTTGTAAAGAACCTTCATTATGACTGA